A section of the Portunus trituberculatus isolate SZX2019 chromosome 20, ASM1759143v1, whole genome shotgun sequence genome encodes:
- the LOC123506557 gene encoding LOW QUALITY PROTEIN: protein snail-like (The sequence of the model RefSeq protein was modified relative to this genomic sequence to represent the inferred CDS: deleted 1 base in 1 codon) — protein sequence MTPTGKEQIARPPKKRPLALFNYLLDAPKGVEDDENMQPQDLSMKSRRPPSPPPRSAASSSMPAPSVFTPTPLLPAVSAAALTPRRPAVTTLLGLVGSGLGMSPAHSHATISSNTPESISTPAYSSSTSSASTISSSGASTSSNSSSFTSSSSSSSGSNFMSSAGLRLISEVAAACGRPTVLRTPGSTSGAHTSPYAPPTPRDPLRHVLRERGVGVRSWHYHPYLPLGVYGLPSPLQTAQAPASTRNDSATPTARARGGSVSPPGEAGSSSSESSPEAQQEGRGQRLTCPDCGRRYATMAGLAKHRQFHCLKDAGRSFACKHCEKVYTSLGALKMHIRTHTLPCKCQLCGKAFSRPWLLQGHIRTHTGEKPFQCPQCDRCFADRSNLRAHLQTHTDVKKYACRSCPKTFSRMSLLVKHEDHGCPGVRPARPMALAPGPTLPL from the exons ATGACACCCACCGGGAAAGAACAGATAGCGAGACCGCCCAAGAAGCGGCCCCTGGCGCTCTTCAACTACCTGCTTGACGCCCCCAAAG GTGTCGAGGATGACGAGAACATGCAGCCACAGGACCTCAGCATGAAAAGCAGGAGGCCCCCTTCACCACCGCCTCGCTCTGCCGCGTCCTCTTCCATGCCTGCTCCTTCAGTGTTTACTCCAACGCCCTTGCTCCCTGCTGTCTCTGCTGCTGCCCTCACACCTCGCCGGCCCGCCGTCACCACTCTGCTAGGGCTGGTGGGCAGCGGCCTCGGCATGTCCCCTGCCCACTCACATGCCACGATTAGCAGCAACACACCAGAGAGCATCAGCACCCCAGcttacagcagcagcaccagcagcgccAGCACCATAAGCAGCAGCGGAGCCAgcacaagcagcaacagcagcagctttacctccagcagcagcagcagcagtggcagcaactTCATGAGCAGTGCTGGCTTGCGTCTCATCAGCGAGGTGGCGGCTGCGTGCGGGCGACCAACGGTGCTGAGGACACCGGGAAGCACTTCGGGCGCCCACACCAGTCCCTACGCCCCACCCACGCCCAGGGACCCACTGCGTCACGTGCTGCGGGAACGCGGCGTCGGCGTCCGTTCGTGGCACTACCATCCCTACCTGCCCCTGGGCGTATATGGGCTGCCGTCGCCCCTCCAGACTGCCCAGGCTCCTGCCTCCACCCGCAACGACTCCGCAACCCCTACGGCACGCGCCCGAGGGGGGTCCGTGTCGCCGCCGGGCGAGGCAGGATCCAGCAGCAGCGAGAGCAGCCCCGAGGCACAGCAGGAGGGGCGCGGGCAGCGCCTCACTTGTCCAGACTGCGGCCGCCGCTACGCCACCATGGCTGGGCTTGCCAAGCACAGACAGTTCCACTGCCTCAAGGACGCCGGGCGGTCGTTCGCATGCAAGCACTGCGAGAAGGTGTATACGAGCCTTGGAGCCCTCAAGATGCACATT CGCACGCACACGCTGCCCTGCAAGTGTCAGCTCTGTGGCAAGGCTTTCTCGCGGCCCTGGCTGCTGCAGGGACACATCAGGACCCACACGGGGGAGAAGCCCTTCCAGTGCCCGCAGTGTGACCGTTGCTTCGCGGACCGCAGCAACCTGCGGGCCCACCTCCAGACCCACACGGATGTCAAGAAGTACGCGTGCAGGTCCTGTCCCAAAACGTTCTCACGTATGTCGCTGCTGGTGAAGCACGAGGACCACGGATGCCCAGGGGTGCGGCCAGCTCGTCCCATGGCCCTGGCTCCAGGTCCTACTCTGCCCCTCTGA